The following are from one region of the Anaerolineales bacterium genome:
- the tkt gene encoding transketolase, whose amino-acid sequence MTKNDITTQTINTIRFLSADAVQKANSGHPGLPMGAAAMAYALWQRHLRFNPNDPAWVNRDRFVLSAGHGSMLLYTLLHLYGYDLSLEQIKNFRQFESKTPGHPEYGLTPGVETTTGPLGQGFANGVGMAIAAEHQAARFNRKGFDLFDHHIFAIVSDGDLMEGVSAEAASLAGHLRLGRIVYLYDDNHISIDGSTELTFTDDTAQRFSAYGWNVIKIKDGNDVDAVDEAITQAKADPRPSLIVCPTHIGFGLPTKQDTAAAHGEPPGAEELAGAKKKLGWPEEPPFLVPEEVVEHCREASRRGMQAYESWQKVFAGYENEHPVQAKSLERSLAKELPDTLVGSIPVFATDAKGLATRASSGKVLNAVASVLPEMIGGSADLTGSNKTKLEGDTAFSADDRAGRYLHFGVREHCMGAVLNGLAVYGGLIPFGGTFLVFSDYMRPTIRLAAMMEQRVIYVFSHDSIGLGEDGPTHQPVEHLAALRSIPNLAVIRPGDANETAAAWLMALERVHGPTALILTRQAVPTLDRERFAPAQGLRKGAYVLADLGERDPQLILMASGSEVALILEAAEMLASEGISVRVVSFPCWKLFAEQPQSYRAEVLPDHLSARIAVEAAIEQGWERWLGSEGRFIGMESFGASAPYKQLYQHFGITVEQVVEAARQLVK is encoded by the coding sequence ATGACCAAAAATGACATCACGACACAGACGATCAACACGATCCGCTTTCTATCTGCGGACGCAGTCCAGAAGGCGAATTCCGGACATCCGGGATTGCCCATGGGAGCAGCTGCGATGGCCTATGCCCTCTGGCAGCGACATCTGCGTTTCAATCCCAACGATCCTGCGTGGGTCAATCGGGACCGTTTTGTGCTATCCGCCGGGCACGGCTCGATGCTGCTCTATACCCTCCTACATCTGTATGGCTACGATCTTTCTCTGGAGCAAATCAAGAATTTTCGTCAATTCGAGAGCAAGACCCCCGGACACCCGGAATATGGGTTGACGCCTGGCGTCGAGACGACGACCGGTCCGCTGGGACAGGGCTTTGCCAACGGAGTCGGCATGGCCATCGCCGCAGAACACCAGGCCGCACGCTTCAATCGAAAAGGATTTGATCTGTTCGATCACCACATCTTCGCCATCGTTTCCGATGGCGATTTGATGGAAGGCGTATCCGCAGAGGCGGCTTCCCTTGCGGGACACTTGCGGCTCGGCCGTATTGTTTATCTCTACGACGATAATCACATCAGCATCGATGGCAGCACGGAGTTGACCTTCACCGATGACACCGCCCAGCGCTTCTCGGCCTACGGCTGGAACGTGATCAAGATCAAGGACGGCAACGATGTCGATGCGGTCGACGAGGCGATCACGCAGGCCAAAGCAGATCCCCGCCCATCGTTGATCGTCTGCCCCACGCACATCGGCTTCGGCTTGCCAACCAAACAGGACACGGCCGCCGCTCATGGGGAACCCCCCGGTGCGGAGGAACTTGCCGGAGCGAAGAAGAAGTTGGGCTGGCCGGAAGAACCGCCTTTTCTCGTCCCCGAGGAGGTCGTCGAGCACTGCCGTGAGGCGAGCCGGCGCGGCATGCAGGCGTACGAATCCTGGCAGAAGGTCTTCGCCGGCTATGAGAATGAACACCCAGTTCAGGCGAAATCACTCGAACGCAGCCTGGCGAAGGAGCTGCCGGATACGCTGGTTGGCAGTATTCCCGTGTTCGCAACGGACGCGAAGGGATTGGCCACGCGCGCCAGTTCGGGCAAAGTGCTGAATGCGGTGGCGTCTGTGCTGCCCGAGATGATCGGCGGGTCGGCGGACCTCACCGGATCGAACAAAACGAAGCTCGAAGGTGACACAGCGTTTTCTGCCGACGATCGAGCCGGCCGCTACCTCCACTTCGGCGTGCGGGAACATTGCATGGGTGCCGTCCTGAACGGCCTGGCGGTGTATGGCGGCCTGATACCTTTCGGCGGCACTTTCCTCGTCTTCTCCGACTACATGCGGCCCACGATTCGCCTGGCAGCGATGATGGAACAGCGCGTGATCTACGTTTTCTCCCATGATTCGATCGGTCTTGGCGAGGACGGCCCGACGCATCAACCGGTCGAGCACCTCGCTGCGCTGCGCAGCATCCCCAATCTGGCCGTAATCCGGCCGGGAGACGCCAATGAGACTGCCGCGGCGTGGCTGATGGCGCTCGAACGGGTTCACGGTCCCACGGCGTTGATCTTGACCCGCCAGGCCGTGCCGACTCTCGACCGGGAGCGTTTCGCTCCTGCGCAGGGACTGCGTAAAGGCGCCTACGTGCTCGCCGATCTGGGTGAGAGGGATCCGCAGTTGATCCTGATGGCCTCGGGATCGGAAGTAGCGCTGATCCTCGAAGCCGCAGAAATGCTGGCCTCGGAGGGGATTTCTGTTCGAGTGGTTTCTTTCCCCTGCTGGAAATTGTTCGCCGAACAGCCGCAATCCTACCGAGCCGAGGTGCTTCCCGATCATTTGAGCGCGCGCATCGCCGTCGAGGCGGCGATCGAACAAGGCTGGGAGCGCTGGCTCGGATCGGAAGGCCGCTTCATTGGCATGGAGAGCTTCGGTGCCTCGGCGCCGTACAAGCAGCTTTATCAACATTTTGGCATCACCGTCGAGCAGGTCGTCGAAGCCGCCAGGCAACTGGTCAAGTAG